The Lachnospiraceae bacterium KM106-2 nucleotide sequence CTTGTACTATTCAGAGATAAAAGAAAGTAAATCATTTACTTCTTTTCGTTTTGGCATATCTGGTGTGAATTTGGGATAGCCTGCTGCAATCAATGCCATGACATTTTCGTCTTCTGGAAGGTGTAATAAATCTTTTATCATCATCTCATCAAAATATCCTAGAACAACTGTACCAACACCATAAGTATGGGCCGCTAAACAAAATGTCTGAGATGCAATTCCTGCATCAAACATCTCCCAACGATCTTCTTTTGGAGTGGAATAAGAGCCATCCCTTTCATAGCCGCTTCTTCCTGACTTCGCAGTTACTACAACAATAGCCGCTGCATTTAAGATCGTCTTTGCATTAAATTCAAATCCTAGAATTCCATCTGCTGCAATCTGTTCCATAACATCCTTCTTTTCTAACACATGATAACGTACTACCTGTGTATTCTTCCAAGATGGTGCATAAGATGCTGCTTCTACAATTTTTTCAAACACTTCATGTGAAATTTTTTCCTCTGTAAATCTTCTTACACTTCTTCTTCCTTTAATACATTCCATAGCTTCCATGTTCTCATCTCCTCCTAATAACTCTAACTGAATACAGCCCTCCCATACACTGGGAAGGCTGCTATTGGATCTATTGTTTCTCAGCAAAACGTTTTGCCTGTTCTTCGATCAACTGTTTATCATCAAAATAATTGATCTTCATGGCATCTTTTACTTCATGTAAAGTACTAGCTGCAACTGCTTCTGCTTTCTTGCATCCAGCCTCTAACATTTCGTAAACACCTTTAATATCTTTTTCGTACTCTTTTCTTCTCGCACGAATAGGTGCTAATTCTTCTTCTAATACTGCATTTAAGAATCGTTTTACCTTAACATCTCCAAGACCGCCTCTGCTGTAATGGTCTTTCATTTCTTGTAAATTCTTATAGTCAGGACAATACTTTTCAAAATATTCATCTTTACAGAATGCATCAAGATACGTAAATACAGCATTTCCTTCTACCTGACCTGGATCAGATACTTTTAAGTGATTTGGATCCGTATACATACCCATGATCTTCTTCTTCACGTCCTCTGGAGAATCCGATAAATAGATACAGTTTCCAAGTGATTTACTCATCTTTGCCTTTCCATCTGTACCAGGAAGACGTAAACAAGCTTTGTTATCTGGAAGAATGATCTCTGGTTCTACTAATACATCATCATATACAGAATTAAATTTACGTACAATTTCCTTTGTCTGCTCGATCATTGGTAATTGATCTTCACCAACAGGAACGGTTGTTGCTTTAAATGCTGTAATATCAGAAGCCTGGCTAATTGGATAAGTGAAGAATCCTACCGGGATACTCGCTTCGAAATTACGTTGTTGAATCTCAGACTTTACAGTCGGATTACGTTGTAAACGTGATACCGTAACTAAGTTCATATAGTAGAAAGATAACTCTGTTAATTGAGGTACCATAGACTGAATAAAAATAGTTACCTTAGATGGATCTAAGCCTACTGATAGATAATCTAACGCTACTTCAATAATATTCTGGCGAACCTTCTCAGGATTATCCGCATTATCAGTCAATGCCTGTGCATCCGCGATCATGATGTAAATTTCATCATACTCTCCTGAATTTTGTAACTCTACTCTTCTTTTAAGAGAACCTACATAATGGCCAACATGTAATCTTCCTGTTGGTCTATCTCCTGTTAATATAACTTTTTGCATAAACTGCCTCCTTTATTATGCGAACACTGCTACCTTGCTCTATCCACTAGCAGTTTTTATTTATGAAAGTAAACTGGACTTCCACAAAAAAGAACAAAGAGTTTGGCTGGCCAAACTCTCCGCGCCGAACGCGATCACATAGTGATACCTTCATTTCGCGTGAGTGCGCATCCTGGCTTTCTTCCTTCAGAAAGCCTTTTTAATTGATAGGGAGTTCGGAGAACTTTCCTTTCAATTAAAAAAGACCCTTACCCACATAGGATAAGAGTCATAATAAGCCACCAATGTTATCAGCTGTACGTGTTCATACAGTTCCATCATAACGGTTAGGATTTCCGTCAACGCCTACTTTAATGTTCAGGTTGCCCTCATAAGCCCATTCCTCATAACTTCAAATTCTGCCTTCTCAGCACCGGCAGTTCTCTGTAAATTGAATCATTATGAGTACTCTTCTTACTCATCGGTTTACATGTACCTAAATTATACCTTTTTAAACAACTTCCGTCAATAGTATCGCCTAATCTAATGCATATAATGCAGCACCTAAAGCTCCTACAATTTCCGGTTCTTTTGCAATAAAGAGCTTGTCCTGGATCTTCTCTTCTACTGCCTTTACCACCCCAGGGTTCTTTGCCACACCACCGGTCATCATAAACTCACCCTCTAAACCGACACGTTTTAATAGAGAGAAAGCCTTCGCTGCAATCGCTTTATGGATTCCATGTGCAATATCACATTTTTCTTTATTTAGTGCGATCAGAGAGATAACCTCTGACTCTGCAAATACAGAACACATACTGCTGATCGTGATATCTTCTTTCCAGTCTAGAGAGATTGGACCTAACTCAGAAATATCGATTTCAAGTGTTCTTGCCATCATCTCTAAGAATCTTCCCGTACCAGCAGCACATTTATCATTCATGACAAAGTCGATGACTTCACCCTTTTCATTTAATTTAATAACCTTGCTATCCTGACCGCCAATATCTAAAATAGTACGAACCTTTGGATTACAGTAATTTGCACCTTTTCCATGACAGCTGATCTCGGTTACATTCTCATCTGCAAATGGAATGCTGACGCGTCCGTATCCCGTCGAAATGATCGTGTCGATATCTTCTCTCTTTAAGTTTGCTTTCTCCAGTACAGAATGTAAGATTCGCTCTGCACTTTCACCACTCTTTGCTCCTGTTCTTACCACGTCAAAAGCTACAATCTCCTTCTTTTCATTTAAGATTACTGCATTGGTTGATGTGGAGCCACTGTCAATTCCTAATACGTACATGCTTTCCCCTCCTGCTGTATTCCTTTTCTTTCTCTTCCTACTCAAGTTCTTTGATACCGTAAGTGATTCTACAAATGCTTCTACTCTTGTCCTGATCTGTCCTGCACATTGTTTTGTGTAATCCGTTTCAATCTTTAAGATCGGCTTATGAAATAGTTCTTTTATATGAGCGTATTCGTAAGAATAATTATCACAGAACTTAACGGTATGATAAATGATTCCATCCACTTCATTTTCCATTCCTTCTAGATAATTCTCACGATTCGCAGCTTTCTGCATTCGCATGCAAGGAAACTGATTGAGTAGAGCTGAGGTATAGGAATCCAATACTTTCTTGGAATCTACAGTAAACTCTCTAGATAGTCCCGTACAACTTAAGTTAAAGACAATCTCTACACCGGTTCTCTCGATCATTTTAAGAACTCCCTGACTCAAACGAGCGCCCATGATACCGACTTTGATACCTTGTTCTTTCTCTTCCTTTGGTTCCCTCTTCATATTCTTTAAATATTGATATAATTCTTCTTCATCAAAGTGTTTTCCCGTATATTGTTCATATTCTGTTACCATTTCAAGAATATACTTTTCATATAACTTAGTTGAGAACTCATTGACCTTTCTTGGCACATCAAGAAGATAGATGAATTTATCTGGAAAATGTTCCTTTAATACATCATAAAGACGGCGGATGCTATCACAGCATGTGGTCAAAATAATTCCTTCATAGTCATGAGCCGTTACATCCTCTAGCACTGCTTTTGTATAAGAGCACATATTAGGATGCATCAGTGTATCTGCCTGATCAAAGTTCGTTACATCTGGTTCAATTCGTTTTGTCTCTACTCCTAATGCACCAAAGATCTCAATAGGAGTATACTTACATACATATCCGATCATCGTCTTCTTCTCCTCCTGCGTTTATCATCTCAAGAAATGCTTCGATTCGAGTCTTGATCTGACCATCATGGCTGTTTCTTCGATCCATACCATCCCCATCTAAGATCAGCATCGGAATCTTCATTTCCTTCATTTTATCTTTTAGGAGCATTACGCCGCCGCTGGACTGCTTACATCCCCAGTGACAGAAATGGATCACGGCATCGGCATCATATTTTTTCACACACTCTTCTACGAGTTCGATTTTTCGTTCATAAGAACCATTGAAACGATTTAAGATCATCTTCTTAGCAAGTGCTTCGATTGGATGTTCTACATCAAGCTCCTCCATAAAATCCAAGTTTAGATCGCAGGCTTTGATGACATACTTCTCATTAAAATTAAAATAACTCTTTAGGGTATCTTGATAGTAAGGGAATAGATGTACCCAGAATATGCTCTTCTGGTTTCCTTTTTTATAATTTAAGACATCTTTAGCAAGAAGGCGATAGAAATCCAGCATTTCTTCCTCCCCGATATTTAAATGGGTCGCATAAAGCATAAATAAGTTCATACTTAATGTATTGGGGTACATGCGATCTTTCTGTTCTTCTAAGAATTTTGCATAAAGACGTTTCGATTCATTTTCTCGACGTAATGTTTCTTTTAATTTCTCATAATCTAGTTTCTTATTATATTTCTTCTCTAATTTAC carries:
- a CDS encoding nitroreductase; the encoded protein is MEAMECIKGRRSVRRFTEEKISHEVFEKIVEAASYAPSWKNTQVVRYHVLEKKDVMEQIAADGILGFEFNAKTILNAAAIVVVTAKSGRSGYERDGSYSTPKEDRWEMFDAGIASQTFCLAAHTYGVGTVVLGYFDEMMIKDLLHLPEDENVMALIAAGYPKFTPDMPKRKEVNDLLSFISE
- a CDS encoding tryptophanyl-tRNA synthetase, whose protein sequence is MQKVILTGDRPTGRLHVGHYVGSLKRRVELQNSGEYDEIYIMIADAQALTDNADNPEKVRQNIIEVALDYLSVGLDPSKVTIFIQSMVPQLTELSFYYMNLVTVSRLQRNPTVKSEIQQRNFEASIPVGFFTYPISQASDITAFKATTVPVGEDQLPMIEQTKEIVRKFNSVYDDVLVEPEIILPDNKACLRLPGTDGKAKMSKSLGNCIYLSDSPEDVKKKIMGMYTDPNHLKVSDPGQVEGNAVFTYLDAFCKDEYFEKYCPDYKNLQEMKDHYSRGGLGDVKVKRFLNAVLEEELAPIRARRKEYEKDIKGVYEMLEAGCKKAEAVAASTLHEVKDAMKINYFDDKQLIEEQAKRFAEKQ
- a CDS encoding benzoyl-CoA reductase subunit BadE, which encodes MDIIKKYGEQIKKVSDEKPDKALSMMKVGLDYESLRTKFHPDKKLSKAYKMLNHIVVKNTLKALKEPENSVWVNIFAPVEILQCFGLNPISLECLSSFFSGFQCEDYFIDTAENNGIASTLCSYHKNFIGAMDSGVLPKASFAVTTSMICDGNINTFRYVCDKYKVEDYYIDIPHDYSKEAEEYVVMQLKELISKLEKKYNKKLDYEKLKETLRRENESKRLYAKFLEEQKDRMYPNTLSMNLFMLYATHLNIGEEEMLDFYRLLAKDVLNYKKGNQKSIFWVHLFPYYQDTLKSYFNFNEKYVIKACDLNLDFMEELDVEHPIEALAKKMILNRFNGSYERKIELVEECVKKYDADAVIHFCHWGCKQSSGGVMLLKDKMKEMKIPMLILDGDGMDRRNSHDGQIKTRIEAFLEMINAGGEEDDDRICM
- a CDS encoding benzoyl-CoA reductase subunit BadG, with the protein product MIGYVCKYTPIEIFGALGVETKRIEPDVTNFDQADTLMHPNMCSYTKAVLEDVTAHDYEGIILTTCCDSIRRLYDVLKEHFPDKFIYLLDVPRKVNEFSTKLYEKYILEMVTEYEQYTGKHFDEEELYQYLKNMKREPKEEKEQGIKVGIMGARLSQGVLKMIERTGVEIVFNLSCTGLSREFTVDSKKVLDSYTSALLNQFPCMRMQKAANRENYLEGMENEVDGIIYHTVKFCDNYSYEYAHIKELFHKPILKIETDYTKQCAGQIRTRVEAFVESLTVSKNLSRKRKKRNTAGGESMYVLGIDSGSTSTNAVILNEKKEIVAFDVVRTGAKSGESAERILHSVLEKANLKREDIDTIISTGYGRVSIPFADENVTEISCHGKGANYCNPKVRTILDIGGQDSKVIKLNEKGEVIDFVMNDKCAAGTGRFLEMMARTLEIDISELGPISLDWKEDITISSMCSVFAESEVISLIALNKEKCDIAHGIHKAIAAKAFSLLKRVGLEGEFMMTGGVAKNPGVVKAVEEKIQDKLFIAKEPEIVGALGAALYALD